DNA from Rosa rugosa chromosome 6, drRosRugo1.1, whole genome shotgun sequence:
AGGTAGATAACTTTTACCTTATATCGTGGTCGTTTTCCTGTCACTGCTTGAAACAGCATCAGAAGTGCAGAAATAACACCATCTATACTGATATCAAGATGCCATGCGGGAATTTCATCTGCTAGAACCTTTGCCCGTGATTTTGTCGAGTCAGAGCTGCAGTAAAACCAAGTTACTGAGTTACTTTATATCATATTATGAGAATTAATCTGCAGGATAATCCTTGTTAACTTTCCCAATACCTCTATGTTCACTATCCTAAACGTGAGACGCTTGTTTTAGACTATATGCAAAAAGCTTGCTCAGGTTTACTTGAAAATGGTATGGTTCTAATATGGAATATGTAAACCAAGAACCTGAGGAAAAGATAATTACTATTAGTCATGATTCTGCATCCTAAATCCTGATACATTTATCAATAGATTTCTGTGTACCTTGAAAAATAACATTGAAAAGAACTATAGCCATTCTCATCTCACTGCAGAAAAACACTATATTCCATAAAATTTGGCTAGTGCACCTTACCATGCCAAAGCAGCATTCTGTTTTTAAGATTTTTCCGGTAATATCCTCATAAAATATGAAGCAAGCAACTTCCAGGAGCACTAAAAAGGTGAAGACCAAGAACTTACAAGGCAGTGATGCGTGAATTGGTGCACTTAATACCTTCCCAGCCGTCACAAGGATCGGCACTCACCCAACTAGGAGGTTTTATATTCCACTCATCCATAAGAATCTGCATATAACCATCTGCATCCAAAATTCAAATCATGTTAAAGCTTCAATCCACAGTCAGTGACTTACAAGAAGCTTGTAAAGCAGAAACAGTTACATAAAGCTCTTTGTACAACTAGGGGATGCAAAAAGGTGCTTATTAACAAAGctaaagaagaaaaaccaatgTTTGCTGCCATACCATCAAGGAAAACTGATTAGCTTCACTTTGAGAAAGAACATAACAATTGAAGAGAACTTACATTCCTGAGTGTTTGCCTCTGCTGCAATAACAAAGAACTGGACTAACACAAGCACCGGAAACGCACTAATGGCTCGAGCATTACCCATCACAGAAAACTGGAACCAAAGCCCTGCAAGTCCTTCGATGTGTAGTCCCCAGCCACCATCGTCATTCTGAAGTACCCGAAATATACACTAAAGATTAGATTCTTTAATCTTTATACAGTTGCAGATCGAAATGGAAAGAGGCAAACAGATGCCAGAAAACAAGAAAGCATATTAAAATAGGTAAAATCAAACCAAACTATCAATCATCACTCCTCATTCAACATAAGATGCCAGTTAGCctctctttcctttaatttgttttaaaatttctgTTATCTCTTATCCacaatttctttctttaaatCCCCAGGAAACTTATCCTATTAAACTTGTCTTGGTATTAGATGGATTAATTTCTCTTCTGAACAAAATCAACAGAAAACCCCCAAATTCTTATGCATACTTACACATCCACCTACTTTACTCTCACTTGTTCATATCAAGTAGTCAAATTTCGTGAAAGATTGAAACTGTAACAATGAACTCTTGCTTTCAACAATTCCTAAACGCTTGATTGAATGAGTTCACGATTCAGTCAAAAGAAACCACAAAATTAAATTTCCAGAACCTAATAAGCACAACCTAACTAATTTTCTGCTCTCAAACAAAGACACAGATACAGAGCAAGCATCCACATACAAATCGCAGTTGTAAATTTCAAGAAACAGTGCGAATCAGAGAAAACTAGATTGCAGACAAAGCAATTGAAACCCTAACAACTCCAATAGAGGTAATCGAACTAAAAGAAGAAAACCTAAATCcctaatttggaaagaaaatggaATCCAGTACATAAACAGATCTGAGAAAAAGCgatagagagaagagaagaggtaTAGGGATAGGGAATCATACAGGGGCGTAGGCTGTGGCGGAGTCGAACCAGAGCTCGGCCTTGATCTTGTCATCGTTGGTCTCGTCCTTGATGAAATCGAAGAAGCGCGGGGCCGAGAACTCATAAATCTCGTCGatcatcatcgtcgtcgtcgtcgtcgagGACGCCGTCGTGTTAGGTTCCTCCGTTGCCGGCGGCATTTGGTGTCTCAAAAATACTTCCGGTcttaatgagagagagagagagaaaagcagagagAAAGAGGCAAACAGATCGATCGATCGGACTGGGAGTGCAGATGATGATAGATCAAGCTCGAGGTCTAGAGGTCTGGAGAACGAGATCGGGGACTCGGGGTCAGAGAGCGAGGCAGGGGAACACGGGGTCAGAGACTGACGTCGGGGACTCGGGGTCAGGTCAGAGGCGGCTTGGAGAATGGTGAGGTCGACAAGGTGAGGTCGACGAGGTGAGCTGCTGAAGAAGGAGGTAGGGTTCGAAAGTTTTAGAGAATGACGAGGTCGACAAGGTGAGCTGCGGAGGTAGGGTTCGAAAGTTTTAGAGAAAGCGGAAAAAAATAGTAAGTGTGGGGGGAAATGAAATTATTAGTCCCCGCGTTCTCAAACTTTAaaacttagtccctccgcgttttttaaaatttttcgaACAAAACTTTTCTCATCGTTTTATTTGGTGACTGATGTCTATAATAACCATAGAAATCGGTTTCttcacaaactgatgttaacatgttttttaacatcaggtgcaatcctgaccgatttaatagtggtgatgtctaatgacattattctagtagtgctGCCTGACCCATAGACCCAGCCCGCCAAAGGCCCATAAATTAAATATTATACTATGtagttaattatatatatatatatatatatatgtacagatcctatccagagtgaggcctcactctgaaattaacgtgtgaggttggagtttagggtcacttttttttctcatatctacatctcgaccgttcagtttttaggtactaatgtatagatcatctctgcaaagtttcagccaaattgatgatctttaaggtatctaactcacttaaatcaatggacgaactgaatttgTCCACCCTGAACCGTAccagctttaaggcagttaacAATGcgttaacgaccatcaatttggctgaaattttgtaaagatgatctatacagtagtacctaaaaactgaacggtcaaaatgtggatatgagaccgaaaagtgaccctaaaccctaacctcgctctggataggatatgtatatatatatgcgcgcgcacacacacatacaaacatatatctacacacacacatatagcaATGCACACActgacacacacacatacatgtgCATGTTCTTTCCCAAAATTAAATACTGTAGGTTATACTTTAAGAACTCTCATTGACTTACTTAGTTAAAAAGTTAAATGTAGATTAAGTTATTTATTATTTGGAACTAGAGAATATGGGCCCGTTCCGGATAAACGAGGGCTACCTGACTCGAAAAAAAACCCGCAAGGCCCggtttatatggacgggcttggatcttgAAATTTATAATAAAGCCTAGCCCGTCATTATGTAAAAGAATTGTAAGGGCTATGAACCAGCCCAGCTCGGCCTGTTGACGACCCATACTAATAACCATCTTAGCACGTGCAATCCTAGCTACATCTTCATTATAACTAAAAGCTTTCATAGTTTCACCATTTTCAACGGAATCAAATGCTAGATGTCTCTGTTTTTTTGCCGGGATGTAGAGGGGACACTTCTTGCATTGATAGAGCATGTGATTCTTCATGCTTGTAGTCCCATTCGACTTCGAGTGCACAAAGTATGTCTGGGGACAGTAATTACACTTGGCTCGAGGCTTCTCCATCTTTAAACCATCAGGATTCAATAGATTGGTGAAGTGATCCCATGCTATGctcttgttctttttcttgcTTTCAGTATCAGCAAGAGGAAGTTGACTGCTTGCTGCATCAGTAGGTTGAACCTGAGCAGAAACTTGGGTAGATTGAACTTGAGCAAACGGAGGTTTATCAGATGAAACAAGAGCCGATGATGTGCTTGTTGGTGTTGTTTCGATGCTGCTTCCAGTTGCAGCAGCCTCAGTGTTGACTTCCATCCTAAGATCAGTGAAATGGATAACATAAGTCAACTTGATTCTAACTATAATTGTAACAAAACACTAAACATAataaacaatctgatttgagtGATTTCAATGTTACAATCCGTATTTCTAATTAACAGAACACTAATTTTCACACAGTTCAATGAAGCATGTTCTAATAGAATTGCTTTGATTTTTACAGATTTTGCAAAAGCATTAACAGACCAAGCATGTTCTAATAAACTTATAAACCCATGAAGCATTTTTACACAATCTATAGTATAAACACAGTTATGCAAGAAGAACATGAACAAGCAATAACAGAAGAAGGCATCATGTAGTTCTTTTGGATACATGAACAAGCAAATCATAACACTAAGTCACtaaaattgaaaccctaaactCGAAAGTTCAAAAAATCAGAAGAAAGAGACCATATTTCTCTATTAGACTAACAAACAAACCCAAATAACAAGAACATCATACCAAAACCCAGATTCAAGAATGAACAATTGAACATTACGGTGAGAGATCTTAACATTACGGTGAAAAATGAAACATACCTAAAACTGAGAGAGTGACAGAGAAAGATTGATGAGCGCGATTGATTGAGAAAGTGAGAGATTGAGAGGTGTGGGTTTTTCGTTTCAAAGAGAatgagagttgagagagaactctcgttttcatttttgtGAAAGAGAAAGAAATGAAATCAGCTGTGGGAATTAGGGTTTCGTGGTCATTCGCTCCGGTAGGGTGCACCAGATAGAAAATTTTAGCCTATCAATATTTGACacatattaaatatatatatatatatattttataaatatatttgaaaattggtcaGGTCAATTTTTAATCGGTCAAAAATAAGCGCATGGAAGCGGTTTCGGttctagttttttttgttttcttccttcTCACTTTCGATTCGGTAACTAACCCGCATATTTCAGGGCTGTTCAGTCAGAAAATCGGATTAAATTCGGTTATGCCCAACCCTAGTTTTCGCTAAGTTCAAAGGGTTAATTTTCGCAATTGCAAGTTAGGGGTGTAACTTGACAATTATTTCCAAGTTTATGGTGTATTTTGACAATTAgctttaatttatttatattcAAATATTTCAAAACTTTTGTATTTACCCCAGCCTACTTCGAAATCCTGGCTCCAGCCCTAACAGTTTGGGCCTCAAACAGTATCGAACCACGCCGTGCTTAGCCTAGCCCTATAGGCTCACTTGGAGGTTAATATAAAATGAGCTTTATTAAATGATTCTATGAATCTAGCACAAACTAGgcttgggctcgggtcgggccgaGCCCGGATTTTGCCAGAACCGAGACCGAGCCCGAAGTAATCGGTCTGGGCCAGTTCAGTCTATTTAAGATGTGAGAACCGACAGAAGCCCGACCCGTTATGTTTAGTgtcgggttttcgggcttttcGGTCCGAAACTACGGTGGGTGAGGTTGAAGACGACAGCAGTCCCAACAGCCAAGCCACTGCTTCAGCTTCTTCGTTCGAGCGAAAGGTCTCCAGATCCAGATTTGTTAGCTACGACAGCCGGAGCTTCTCCGATGACTTTCGACTGGTTTTGGCAATTGCAATCTCAGAAAGGTAGAGTCTCAAAGAGAAGGCAAGCCCAAACACTCGTCATCATCAGCAGCTCGTAACAACGTCGAGCGTGTCAAATGTGGTGGGATTTTCAGTGGTTTCATGATGACTttatcttctttatccttgtcTTCCTCGTATTGGGTCTCATCCTCGAATTGGAATGAATGGAATCGGAATCCGATTAAGAACTTGAACTTTGGGAAGAAATTTGTGTTGATGCCATTAAATTTGGGAAGAAATGAActgggttttaggttttcaaattgAATAATCGGGGATTTGGAGAAGAACTAGGGCCTGAGatggttgagagagagagagagagagagagagagagagagagagagagagagagagagagagagagagagagagagagaggctgagaACCTGAGAATCTGAGATGGTTTGATCGTGAAATGAAGCCCCTTCTTTAAGCCAATACTATAATAAGCCCTTTTTTTAAGCCAATACTATAATAAGCCTAGTGGGAAATAAGCCAATATTATAATAAGTCTATTctttaatatattatataatatataataagGTACTGACATGTAGCATATCATGTCACATGTAACTTAAAAATCGGGTCAGTTCGGTGGACCGAACGCGGGAAAT
Protein-coding regions in this window:
- the LOC133716185 gene encoding uncharacterized protein LOC133716185, producing MEVNTEAAATGSSIETTPTSTSSALVSSDKPPFAQVQSTQVSAQVQPTDAASSQLPLADTESKKKNKSIAWDHFTNLLNPDGLKMEKPRAKCNYCPQTYFVHSKSNGTTSMKNHMLYQCKKCPLYIPAKKQRHLAFDSVENGETMKAFSYNEDVARIARAKMVISMGRQQAELGWFIALTILLHNDGLGFIINFKIQARPYKPGLAGFFSSQVALVYPERAHIL